GATAATAGGCACCAATACTAAAACCTTCATGCAACATTTAAATGAAGCCTAGCTCATGAAGCCTACAAGGCCCTTAAACCAATCAGTCAACTATAGGAAATCAAATGTACATCACTAGTACATAATCCTGCAGCTCAAGACAGGGAAATGTGCAAGCGGCCTTATTCTTAATGCCCGTATTTAAGCCTCGTCAACACTGAATGTCAGTCttaattattacaatattttagcGTTTGGTCAGTCACTGCCATGTAAAGAACATGAACATAAAAATTTTGAGCAGCGTTACTGCAGGAATATACCTTTTAATATTCTAAAAATGCTTGATACATAAAAGTAAAGTAGTTGTTTGCAGACCTAGTTTCCATGCAGTCACTACAGAAGCACATTAAACTCAGGCTGCTGAAGCCTCATTAACTTTTAGATCTGAGAACAGgagtctccccccccccctctttatGTGTAGTTTCAttataaaaaggtattttttaaatgccagtAGGAACAAATCGAACAAGTATCAATGTACATTGACAGACATACTTTAAATTATGGAACTGATGTGGATCTGACTTTCAACACAGGGcagaattttttttgcatttgtgggTTCACCTCATTTGTGCATAAATTAAGCAAATAAATACTGATGAGAATTAGTTTCTTAAACTTATGTTTATCTAGaatgtaaaattaaacaagTGAATGTGTCCAGTTAATTTGTTACAACTTTATTAACAtgtcaacatttcaaaagtCAGAACAgttaattcaaaaaaacaatatatttgatAATATACACAGCACATTAAACTTTTACCTCTAATGCATGctccttgttttgtcttctacACCCCCACGAACTGTGTTGAAACATTGAGCATCTCACACGTATAGATGAACAGAAACAGTAAGTGACCCTTTAACTACAGAGAGAAGtgattgaagaaagaaaaaaaaagcccccaaaTTTTTACTGCCAATAAAACTGTGCAAGTCATTTTAAAGTacatcacttcctgtcctcATCCAACTTTCTAAAGCACATTCCTATTGACTAAAGGTTACTGATGAAGGCATTCaagcaacaaaataaaccaTCAGACAACTCTAAATACACTATGGCATCATGGTTATAAAAACAGTCGGTCCGAGCTGAAAAACATGTATCTGACCAACACTTTGCAATCACAGAATTTAAATTTCATTGCGTTGCTGTTTTACCTTATCACTGGAGCTCTTGAACGGTCTACGTTCAGCAGTGGGATTGACTCAAAGGATTCCTCCTTTTGGGGACAAACTACGACAGGGCCTGATTCTATGACCTAAGCTTGCAGCGTCCTCCAACACTGTGAGCGAGAAGTGAAGTTTCAATAGTAGATTTGCACTGCACTTGAGGGCAGATTCACACCacgacaaaaataaaataaaaaaaatcatgtatttCAGCGTTTCTTGATCTAGCGCATGGCATGCAGTTTTGATATAATAGCATCAAAGTTATCTAAAGCATCAATACACAGTCGCCATCAGACTTACCAGGATTCAAAAGTAAGGCTATCAAATATTAAGCACATACGACAATGACATTTCCGTAGTGAGCCTATGCAACAACTTTTTCTGAGTAAAGTCACTTTCTGAAAAGTCAAACTTTATGTAAAAAGTCGTAAAGCTCATGTCATGCAGTTCATTCATGaaagcagattttaaaaaagggcTTCATACTTTGATATATCCTGGACATTTCTTTACGACTAAGCATAAAATGCATTGAGGCATATTAAAAGACACAGGTAAGCATTTGCATGTAAATTGGTCATGTCGCTGGACAAAAACACTGGTTTCCTTAGGTTTCGCTTACCTGTGTTATTGCAGCAGAACCTAAGGTGCAAGGTCTGGGACGACACTGCAAAGATCAGATATATTGCACTGTTTGCCATCAGTGAACAATGCTTAAAATTAACAGCCTTTCACAACAGTGctcattcagaaaatgtcataatacTGGGCTAGTCAGAAGCACTTCCACTACTAGCATTCCACATGCTCATTTAGGACATTAAAAGTAATAACAGAAGAAACCTAAGCATGCTACACTGGAGTTATGCAGTAGGACGTTTGAAAGCAATATGTTGCAATGAaaggcatttaaaaacatgacagtCTCAACTAGACAATGGCACTTTGCAGGTCAGGTATTCAAAACGCAAAAAAACCAAATGGGAATCCTTAAACAGTTCCTACCAACAGTGTAACAGAGTGCTGACATTCAAACTCAGTTCAGAAATCCAACTGGCAATGAAATGCTACCTACACAAATAGTCTAACAATCTAACAAGTATCAACATACTGTTAAGATTCAAAATCTGAATGCAGATGTCACAAAGGGAAATAAGTCTCAGAAATATGTGGTACAAGATTCTAAAGTACTATTCCTCTCCTCAGAACATTTCATACTTACCCAGTGACATAGGGAAAATGGCAATATGACAAAAATACTACAACTTTGGCAGTTTGTAAAGCATCAAATAAGGCGATTCTCTCAAAGTCAGTCACAGTATTGTACTTACAGTATAGGAGGGCTCAACTGATGGATGAAGACTGCTTAGCCACCCCCGACCCTACAACATCTATGTTCTTATATTCAATAAACACTAACAGAATGGGGACAGCAATGAcgattttgcaatgtttttatattaaaaaaacattattttaaaaaacaaatttatacATGTGAGTTAGTTCGCAATTTGAAATGGGCAAGACAAACGTTTCAATGCATTTTTCGATACAGTGGCAATTTACCTGACTGTCCTGGAAGAAGAACAccacaaaatatataacactaaaaatgcaacatttctTGCAACCACGTTTTCTGAGGAACATGTTAAGGAAGAATACTTGCTTACCGCTTTTCTAAACTTTCctgtggaggaggaagtgtCTATATCAGGGCAAAATACAGAGCATACTACCTCAACAAGGTCAGCAAACCAGGcaaaatttatatatatttaaaaaaaaaaaaatgagagagagagagccacaACAACGCAGTTAATGCATGAGGTACGGTACATATGTATACCTGTCTACTTTCGTACGACAAACATCTGTCTACTGCTAAAGTCAGAGCAAAGTCAGAAAACACGTGTATAAAAACGATCTATCAACAAGGACGTTTGTTGGTCTGGACCACTCAGGATCATTTCACGCACATAATGTATCTAAGAGCCTTATAGACAGTTGGAGAGAGACAGGACAGCACAACTTTTGAGTCAACCATTTTGACAATTGAACATGGCCTGCATTTCAAACTTCCCACCCcgtaaaataaaatcatacagAGTTTCCTCTTAACCCTTTTAGTTTGTAACCACCCCAACTTACCAACACAGGaggtttcagtttgttttattgcaaaaacacaacaggcaaTAGCATTTTAAAACTGAGATGATTTACATGGTAATGTCTACAGTTTAATAAACATGAGTTCTAACCACATTTAATGTAGATACAGGGCTGGAATGACCATATGTATAATTACCTCactaaaaacaaagcatttacaagaaaaaggaaaaaaaaaaaaacaagaggacGTGTTCGCCGGGTAATCTGCCATCTATGTGAAACACTTTCAAACCAAGGAAATTTAAGATCTTCATCAAGGCGTCTGCATCCAAACATTAAACAAAGGATTTTGTTTCGACAATGTAGCATTTACTTTATGTCCACTTCACATTACTGGCCCTGTGCAGAAGAAATACATAGAAGATACATTGCATGTTAACAACGGAAACAGTGGACTCAGcttcccaaaataaaaatgtaaaacctgttTGGGGAGGAAATGGTTTTGGTTAAGTGTGTAAGCTGCTGCAGTCACCGGAGCCCTGTAAAACCTAAGGAAGGAAGGCTTTTAGGGCACAAAATAATTGAGTATTGGATGTGGCGGGCAGATTCTTATTGGGGGTGTACCTGAGGGGCTTGTGGTGCTGCACCCATCGTCTGAGGGTTGGCTGTGCCATAGTAAGCAGCCTGCTGGCGGTAGTACTCCGCCCAAGCAGCGCTGTAGTCTGGCTGACCTCCAGGCTGGGAagcggcagctgctgctgctgtggcctGAGGGGCTGCTTGACCTGGAGGGTAAAACAAGAGAACTTGTTACActtgaacaacaaaaaagcctTACACTGGCCAATTAGGCAGCAAGTTAAAAGCAATTTGTCTTTTCAATCATactttacattgaaaaaagatgacctacagtacatttacatgcaaCATGATATAGGTTCAACTACTACTAATCTCATTTCTACAACCAAACCAATTTAGATTACATTAACAGTTAAAAGTAGTGAGAAAACATTGTGTAAGAAGGTGAACGAACCCAACACCACTTTCTTTGGGTGCTGGGACAGAAACCGTCTGCCTTTCTGTCGGGCGGCTGGGAGAGCAGCCACTCTACGGCAGAGGGCTGCTAAAGGAGCACAGCCAccctttcattttttcacattcaaaaaTAACCTAGCAGAATAAACAAGAAAGACTAGAAATCCAGGTTAATTACTAACTGCAAACTAAACACTGCAAACTTAAATATAAGTTCAGTCTTAGGATGGGGAGCGAAATGGTCATTTGAAGAAAATGTCACCCCGGCAcaaagtcagatttttttaaacgggTGTACCGACCTTGTTTCTTGTAGTATTCCTCCCAGGCTTTTGTGTAGTCCTGAGGTTGTTGACCCTGTTGAcctgaaaaggagacaaaaatgtGTCAATGCATCCAAGTGATAAATgaaattgaagaagaaaaaaataatcaaccaCAACATGGTCCTACATGGCTTATTATCCATGACCCACAAATCAAACAAGTTGCATCATTTAACTCTATACACAATCAATAGCAATAACACATTCATGGCACATGGCAAAGCGCTGCCATTTAGTGTTGATAAATCCCTATGCTCGTCTAGAAAATAAGCTACTCTAAACTCATAAAAAGGTGGTTCTGTGTTGACAGCTCAGTCCTGCAGATAGTCAAAAATGTTGCAGTCTAAACAGCACAGGCgtcaaatgtcaaacaaagtggAGGCACACTGACGCTCCACAGCAGGCCAGCAGTTCTGACAAATACCCAGACCTGAAAAGGAAGCCGATTGAATGCCTAGTCGCTGTTTAGACTGTCTTGTGTTAATAGGTGTACACTGAAACTACGTTCGTATACCCATTTTCTTGTAATATTCCTCCCAGGCCTCGGAGTAATCTGCCTGTccactctgacctgcagccttTGGGtcacctgttaaaaaaaacggtAACTTGTAATTAGTGGCTCATTCTCTCAGTTTGTCCTCCATCTGCCTGGGTCGGGTCTGTCATCTTAGGGGTGGTGGAACTATCCTGTCCCTGGGGTACTATAAAAAAGATGCTCTGCAAAAGCAAAGTAATTTAAAAGCTGGAACCAAAACAATACTTGTTTCCTGTAAGTGATACCAGGAAGATGTGAGCACAGAACACTTCTAAAGTCAGCTACACTGCTCTACTCTCGTGTCAACCGTTTATGCTTCTACTAGAGGCGAAGACTGCTAATTGAGAAACACTTCAGTCACCTTGGCCGTTTGTTTGAGTCGTGCCAGGAGCTCCACTTGTCGGGGTCATGGGAGCCTGCGGCTGCTGGCTGTACTGAGCGTAGTAGGCTGCCCACGCTGCTGCGTTGGCATCGGCGGCTGCTTTAtctgaacaaagaaaacaatgttaaCAAACAAAGGCCAAGACAAACAGTCACAGCTTTCCATTACATAATCTGATGTGGATGGAGTTACCGACTGATCGACCAAGGAGGGAAATCACgaatgtctttttaatttcagtCAGACATGAGATGTGTCTGCATGTCAACTAATGGCTGGTACTCACTTGGATCAGGTTGTCCTTGTTGCCAGTGTGGGTAGCCATTGCCCCATCCCTGAGGCTGGTAAGGCGCCGGTGGGCCACTGatgaaagaaaagtaacaatTTACTTTTCACGCCTTCACCCGTGTCTAAATACTCTTATTATCACACAGAGCTTGAGGTAAAACAAAAGGCCACAAGACTTACTGGGGTCCTGGAGGTCCCTGGTTGTATGGTCCAGGGTTGTATGGACCCATGGGAGCCCCAGGTGGTCCAGGAGGACCAGGAGGACCATGTGGGCCTGGACCTCCATGTGGACCGTGTGGGCCACCCATTGGAGTGACTGGTCCCTGAACACAGAACACATCCTAGTCAGTAAACaagcttttaaaaagacaaatgttccCAGAGAGATATATAATCAAACTCTTAGCGTCTCACCCCAATTTTCTCTTCCACCAGCTGCCTGGCGTAGTCAATCTGCTGAGGGGAGCCCCGAACTGTGAACATTTTGATGTTGGGATCAGCGTTGGGTGGAGGATTCCTTTGAAGCTCGATCCTGGCTCCGGATTGCTGGCTAATGCCTTTGATTGTCTCCCCACCTGAAGAGTTAAGGAAACATTAACCACAACAACCAAATACATTTAGCTTTAATGAACTGGCCAGCAAGTCCACAAAGAGGGTGCACGCCAAAACAGCAAACTGAATAAACATTTTACCTACCCTGGAACACTGCTAACATGTAGCCCAATTCAAAAATATGTGCAGGTTAATACACGTGTGTAGCATTGAGATGTATATAAACTAGTTTAATACGTATTGGGCATGTATTTGGGGTTTAAATCTAGTAGAGCACAGGTGGAAAGCTTAGCATACAAGTCCTGCAACAGCCAGTTGTTTCAGTCCCATGAACTTCAAAATAAGACTAAGATTCTTTGATAGACTgtggaaagacaaaaagggTGAATATCCCACATTGTCTGTTCTGCTACACAAGttgtctgtctcctgtctcgTTTGGCTTCGTTTAAAATGGTTCTCCTTTCACCAATAATTGATGATAAATATGAACTTAATACTTCAGGCGGCCACTTGCCTTTTCCAATGATGAGGCCAGTCTTCATGGTTGGGACAGTGAAGGTGAACTCCTGCAGGCCACCAGGGGGGCCCATGTTCCAGTTCCCCTGCCCACGACCACGACCTCTGCCGCCACCACCATGCCCTGGGGGCCCACCGGCCTGGACGCTCCTCAGCAGATCGGATATAATTTCTGCTGCATGCTGAGCCTGGTCAGGGGGACCCATAATCTGTGCTATCCTGTCCGGTGTGCTACCGTCATCTAGGAGGGGGAAAATAGTGTAATTAGAGGCTATCGAGACAGAATTGCCGATAGTCAACATAGGTCTACCATCAAACCATTGTCTTGTGCTCAGGTCTCAGATaagtttagggttagggttatacATCAGTTTCTCAGCGTGGTGCATGAGTTTTCATCACAGACCATACACATGTCAACTTAAGTGTTTAAGTATCTAAATGACTTTGCTTTTGGCAAATGGTTATTTCTCAGTTCTTCTCATAAATGAGCAGTCTTAATCACTTACCTGGTTTAAACTGAATCCGGACACCTGTGTCATTCTGTATTTTCTTGATCATCTCTCCATTTCTGCCAATAACAATCCCCACTGCAAACCGGGGGACGGGAACCTAAACGACAGAggataaaactaaagttaacaagcCGATTTAACACCTTCTCTGATAAAAGTGATTATTACAAATACTCACATCCAAGCTgtctcctccaccaccaccgcctcctccccctccaccaACTCGTGATCCATACTCGCCCCTCTGCTCCCTGAATCCTTGATCTCTGATCAGCTCCATCACCATCTCTTTGGCTTGCTGAAGATAAAAATACATCTCATTACAGCATTCCTTGACTGCTCTCCATGGAAACAAATAAGGCATGTAAACAACATTTAGTGTCTGGACAGGGATTTACTCAAAAGGATGAAAGCtcatatacaaaataaaaaaaaggtacaatttTATTATGTTAGAAGTGCAATGCTCACACAGAAGAGGACCCACCTGAACTTTAAAGGGTTCTCCTGAAATGCGGAGTGGCTTGTCTGCACCTGTGTTTTGGGGTCCGTCTTGGATCATGACCATCTTCACTCCCGCTCTTTCCTGCAggttaaagagtaaaatcagAGTGCGCCTTTTGCCAAATGTGTGCCATCTCAAACTGACTGGACACTCACCTGAAGACTTTTGATAGTTTCTCCTCCCTTCCCAATGACAAGTCCGGCTTTAGAGGCAGGGACCATAATCTCCTGGACCGTCATTCCCGGGCCGTCGTTGTGGTTGAATGCGGGAGCTGGGCGCCC
The window above is part of the Etheostoma cragini isolate CJK2018 chromosome 12, CSU_Ecrag_1.0, whole genome shotgun sequence genome. Proteins encoded here:
- the fubp1 gene encoding far upstream element-binding protein 1 isoform X6; protein product: MADYSSVAPPSSNAGGGMNDAFKDALQRARQIAAKIGGDGVAAPPTNEFGYGGQKRPLEDAGGYFPMPNLNIDQPETKKVATNDAFSGMGGMGGPRSISEEFKVPDGMVGFIIGRGGEQISRLQQESGCKIQIAPDSGGMPDRSVTLTGGPESIQAAKRLLTEIVEKGRPAPAFNHNDGPGMTVQEIMVPASKAGLVIGKGGETIKSLQERAGVKMVMIQDGPQNTGADKPLRISGEPFKVQQAKEMVMELIRDQGFREQRGEYGSRVGGGGGGGGGGGDSLDVPVPRFAVGIVIGRNGEMIKKIQNDTGVRIQFKPDDGSTPDRIAQIMGPPDQAQHAAEIISDLLRSVQAGGPPGHGGGGRGRGRGQGNWNMGPPGGLQEFTFTVPTMKTGLIIGKGGETIKGISQQSGARIELQRNPPPNADPNIKMFTVRGSPQQIDYARQLVEEKIGGPVTPMGGPHGPHGGPGPHGPPGPPGPPGAPMGPYNPGPYNQGPPGPHGPPAPYQPQGWGNGYPHWQQGQPDPNKAAADANAAAWAAYYAQYSQQPQAPMTPTSGAPGTTQTNGQGQQGQQPQDYTKAWEEYYKKQGQAAPQATAAAAAASQPGGQPDYSAAWAEYYRQQAAYYGTANPQTMGAAPQAPQVHPQ
- the fubp1 gene encoding far upstream element-binding protein 1 isoform X5, whose product is MADYSSVAPPSSNAGGGMNDAFKDALQRARQIAAKIGGDGVAAPPTNEFGYGGQKRPLEDADQPETKKVATNDAFSGMGGMGGPRSISEEFKVPDGMVGFIIGRGGEQISRLQQESGYSGGMPDRSVTLTGGPESIQAAKRLLTEIVEKGRPAPAFNHNDGPGMTVQEIMVPASKAGLVIGKGGETIKSLQERAGVKMVMIQDGPQNTGADKPLRISGEPFKVQQAKEMVMELIRDQGFREQRGEYGSRVGGGGGGGGGGGDSLDVPVPRFAVGIVIGRNGEMIKKIQNDTGVRIQFKPDDGSTPDRIAQIMGPPDQAQHAAEIISDLLRSVQAGGPPGHGGGGRGRGRGQGNWNMGPPGGLQEFTFTVPTMKTGLIIGKGGETIKGISQQSGARIELQRNPPPNADPNIKMFTVRGSPQQIDYARQLVEEKIGGPVTPMGGPHGPHGGPGPHGPPGPPGPPGAPMGPYNPGPYNQGPPGPHGPPAPYQPQGWGNGYPHWQQGQPDPNKAAADANAAAWAAYYAQYSQQPQAPMTPTSGAPGTTQTNGQGDPKAAGQSGQADYSEAWEEYYKKMGQQGQQPQDYTKAWEEYYKKQGQAAPQATAAAAAASQPGGQPDYSAAWAEYYRQQAAYYGTANPQTMGAAPQAPQVHPQ
- the fubp1 gene encoding far upstream element-binding protein 1 isoform X4; its protein translation is MADYSSVAPPSSNAGGGMNDAFKDALQRARQIAAKIGGDGVAAPPTNEFGYGGQKRPLEDADQPETKKVATNDAFSGMGGMGGPRSISEEFKVPDGMVGFIIGRGGEQISRLQQESGCKIQIAPDSGGMPDRSVTLTGGPESIQAAKRLLTEIVEKGRPAPAFNHNDGPGMTVQEIMVPASKAGLVIGKGGETIKSLQERAGVKMVMIQDGPQNTGADKPLRISGEPFKVQQAKEMVMELIRDQGFREQRGEYGSRVGGGGGGGGGGGDSLDVPVPRFAVGIVIGRNGEMIKKIQNDTGVRIQFKPDDGSTPDRIAQIMGPPDQAQHAAEIISDLLRSVQAGGPPGHGGGGRGRGRGQGNWNMGPPGGLQEFTFTVPTMKTGLIIGKGGETIKGISQQSGARIELQRNPPPNADPNIKMFTVRGSPQQIDYARQLVEEKIGGPVTPMGGPHGPHGGPGPHGPPGPPGPPGAPMGPYNPGPYNQGPPGPHGPPAPYQPQGWGNGYPHWQQGQPDPNKAAADANAAAWAAYYAQYSQQPQAPMTPTSGAPGTTQTNGQGDPKAAGQSGQADYSEAWEEYYKKMGQQGQQPQDYTKAWEEYYKKQGQAAPQATAAAAAASQPGGQPDYSAAWAEYYRQQAAYYGTANPQTMGAAPQAPQVHPQ
- the fubp1 gene encoding far upstream element-binding protein 1 isoform X2, coding for MADYSSVAPPSSNAGGGMNDAFKDALQRARQIAAKIGGDGVAAPPTNEFGYGGQKRPLEDAGGYFPMPNLNIDQPETKKVATNDAFSGMGGMGGPRSISEEFKVPDGMVGFIIGRGGEQISRLQQESGCKIQIAPDSGGMPDRSVTLTGGPESIQAAKRLLTEIVEKGRPAPAFNHNDGPGMTVQEIMVPASKAGLVIGKGGETIKSLQERAGVKMVMIQDGPQNTGADKPLRISGEPFKVQQAKEMVMELIRDQGFREQRGEYGSRVGGGGGGGGGGGDSLDVPVPRFAVGIVIGRNGEMIKKIQNDTGVRIQFKPDDGSTPDRIAQIMGPPDQAQHAAEIISDLLRSVQAGGPPGHGGGGRGRGRGQGNWNMGPPGGLQEFTFTVPTMKTGLIIGKGGETIKGISQQSGARIELQRNPPPNADPNIKMFTVRGSPQQIDYARQLVEEKIGGPVTPMGGPHGPHGGPGPHGPPGPPGPPGAPMGPYNPGPYNQGPPGPHGPPAPYQPQGWGNGYPHWQQGQPDPNKAAADANAAAWAAYYAQYSQQPQAPMTPTSGAPGTTQTNGQGDPKAAGQSGQADYSEAWEEYYKKMGQQGQQPQDYTKAWEEYYKKQGQAAPQATAAAAAASQPGGQPDYSAAWAEYYRQQAAYYGTANPQTMGAAPQAPQGQ
- the fubp1 gene encoding far upstream element-binding protein 1 isoform X8, translated to MADYSSVAPPSSNAGGGMNDAFKDALQRARQIAAKIGGDGVAAPPTNEFGYGGQKRPLEDADQPETKKVATNDAFSGMGGMGGPRSISEEFKVPDGMVGFIIGRGGEQISRLQQESGCKIQIAPDSGGMPDRSVTLTGGPESIQAAKRLLTEIVEKGRPAPAFNHNDGPGMTVQEIMVPASKAGLVIGKGGETIKSLQERAGVKMVMIQDGPQNTGADKPLRISGEPFKVQQAKEMVMELIRDQGFREQRGEYGSRVGGGGGGGGGGGDSLDVPVPRFAVGIVIGRNGEMIKKIQNDTGVRIQFKPDDGSTPDRIAQIMGPPDQAQHAAEIISDLLRSVQAGGPPGHGGGGRGRGRGQGNWNMGPPGGLQEFTFTVPTMKTGLIIGKGGETIKGISQQSGARIELQRNPPPNADPNIKMFTVRGSPQQIDYARQLVEEKIGGPVTPMGGPHGPHGGPGPHGPPGPPGPPGAPMGPYNPGPYNQGPPGPHGPPAPYQPQGWGNGYPHWQQGQPDPNKAAADANAAAWAAYYAQYSQQPQAPMTPTSGAPGTTQTNGQGQQGQQPQDYTKAWEEYYKKQGQAAPQATAAAAAASQPGGQPDYSAAWAEYYRQQAAYYGTANPQTMGAAPQAPQVHPQ
- the fubp1 gene encoding far upstream element-binding protein 1 isoform X3 translates to MADYSSVAPPSSNAGGGMNDAFKDALQRARQIAAKIGGDGVAAPPTNEFGYGGQKRPLEDAGGYFPMPNLNIDQPETKKVATNDAFSGMGGMGGPRSISEEFKVPDGMVGFIIGRGGEQISRLQQESGYSGGMPDRSVTLTGGPESIQAAKRLLTEIVEKGRPAPAFNHNDGPGMTVQEIMVPASKAGLVIGKGGETIKSLQERAGVKMVMIQDGPQNTGADKPLRISGEPFKVQQAKEMVMELIRDQGFREQRGEYGSRVGGGGGGGGGGGDSLDVPVPRFAVGIVIGRNGEMIKKIQNDTGVRIQFKPDDGSTPDRIAQIMGPPDQAQHAAEIISDLLRSVQAGGPPGHGGGGRGRGRGQGNWNMGPPGGLQEFTFTVPTMKTGLIIGKGGETIKGISQQSGARIELQRNPPPNADPNIKMFTVRGSPQQIDYARQLVEEKIGGPVTPMGGPHGPHGGPGPHGPPGPPGPPGAPMGPYNPGPYNQGPPGPHGPPAPYQPQGWGNGYPHWQQGQPDPNKAAADANAAAWAAYYAQYSQQPQAPMTPTSGAPGTTQTNGQGDPKAAGQSGQADYSEAWEEYYKKMGQQGQQPQDYTKAWEEYYKKQGQAAPQATAAAAAASQPGGQPDYSAAWAEYYRQQAAYYGTANPQTMGAAPQAPQVHPQ
- the fubp1 gene encoding far upstream element-binding protein 1 isoform X1, with product MADYSSVAPPSSNAGGGMNDAFKDALQRARQIAAKIGGDGVAAPPTNEFGYGGQKRPLEDAGGYFPMPNLNIDQPETKKVATNDAFSGMGGMGGPRSISEEFKVPDGMVGFIIGRGGEQISRLQQESGCKIQIAPDSGGMPDRSVTLTGGPESIQAAKRLLTEIVEKGRPAPAFNHNDGPGMTVQEIMVPASKAGLVIGKGGETIKSLQERAGVKMVMIQDGPQNTGADKPLRISGEPFKVQQAKEMVMELIRDQGFREQRGEYGSRVGGGGGGGGGGGDSLDVPVPRFAVGIVIGRNGEMIKKIQNDTGVRIQFKPDDGSTPDRIAQIMGPPDQAQHAAEIISDLLRSVQAGGPPGHGGGGRGRGRGQGNWNMGPPGGLQEFTFTVPTMKTGLIIGKGGETIKGISQQSGARIELQRNPPPNADPNIKMFTVRGSPQQIDYARQLVEEKIGGPVTPMGGPHGPHGGPGPHGPPGPPGPPGAPMGPYNPGPYNQGPPGPHGPPAPYQPQGWGNGYPHWQQGQPDPNKAAADANAAAWAAYYAQYSQQPQAPMTPTSGAPGTTQTNGQGDPKAAGQSGQADYSEAWEEYYKKMGQQGQQPQDYTKAWEEYYKKQGQAAPQATAAAAAASQPGGQPDYSAAWAEYYRQQAAYYGTANPQTMGAAPQAPQVHPQ
- the fubp1 gene encoding far upstream element-binding protein 1 isoform X7, giving the protein MADYSSVAPPSSNAGGGMNDAFKDALQRARQIAAKIGGDGVAAPPTNEFGYGGQKRPLEDAGGYFPMPNLNIDQPETKKVATNDAFSGMGGMGGPRSISEEFKVPDGMVGFIIGRGGEQISRLQQESGCKIQIAPDSGGMPDRSVTLTGGPESIQAAKRLLTEIVEKGRPAPAFNHNDGPGMTVQEIMVPASKAGLVIGKGGETIKSLQERAGVKMVMIQDGPQNTGADKPLRISGEPFKVQQAKEMVMELIRDQGFREQRGEYGSRVGGGGGGGGGGGDSLDVPVPRFAVGIVIGRNGEMIKKIQNDTGVRIQFKPDDGSTPDRIAQIMGPPDQAQHAAEIISDLLRSVQAGGPPGHGGGGRGRGRGQGNWNMGPPGGLQEFTFTVPTMKTGLIIGKGGETIKGISQQSGARIELQRNPPPNADPNIKMFTVRGSPQQIDYARQLVEEKIGGPVTPMGGPHGPHGGPGPHGPPGPPGPPGAPMGPYNPGPYNQGPPGPHGPPAPYQPQGWGNGYPHWQQGQPDPNKAAADANAAAWAAYYAQYSQQPQAPMTPTSGAPGTTQTNGQGQQGQQPQDYTKAWEEYYKKQGQAAPQATAAAAAASQPGGQPDYSAAWAEYYRQQAAYYGTANPQTMGAAPQAPQGQ